From the genome of Fretibacterium sp. OH1220_COT-178, one region includes:
- a CDS encoding OPT/YSL family transporter yields MSQNGNSPELAPGMEGRAGSGAQLTLRGVLLGALGAVVITTSSMYVALRMGALPWPTIFVAVLSMALLKGLGRTNVNEINVTHTAMSAGGMVAGGLAFTLPGLYMLNPEAPMRFPALLAVTLSGTLLGVVFTALVRGYFIEREQLPFPMGIAAAETVLAGDERGSKARTLFGTLGAAAVFTLLRDAWGKIPAVWISAPLAARGVPFGVWVAPMAAGIGYLIGPLYTGVWFLGSLIGFFGLIYAGVSLGLFADAAAASAFKDSLGIGLMVGTGTGILVKGILPRAREIYGPMLSGRAAQDRMIGLRFAPLLPVVLAFVLTYVAGLSILGSVLTILGVWVTTAMAAQITGQTGINPMEIFGIIVLLLVKAASSFGTELGVEQAFYVAGVVAVACGLTGDVLNDFKSGHTLGTNPRAQLAAEVVGGLIGAVVSVLVLVVMYKAFGRMGPGTELPAPQAYAVSTMVGGLPHTKAFILGLLLGLVFYLLNVPAMTLGIGVYLPMFISGTVFLGGALAFAMRRLFPDRKGGLGVVVASGLLGGEGITGVLIAIGKVLSFLAR; encoded by the coding sequence ATGTCTCAGAACGGCAATTCCCCGGAGCTCGCTCCGGGCATGGAGGGACGGGCGGGCTCGGGGGCCCAGCTCACGCTGCGCGGGGTCCTGCTGGGCGCGCTGGGGGCCGTGGTGATCACCACGAGCTCCATGTACGTGGCGCTGAGGATGGGAGCCCTGCCGTGGCCCACCATCTTCGTCGCCGTCCTGTCCATGGCCCTGCTCAAGGGCCTGGGAAGGACAAACGTCAACGAGATCAACGTGACGCACACAGCCATGTCCGCGGGCGGAATGGTCGCGGGCGGGCTGGCCTTCACCCTGCCGGGGCTCTACATGCTGAACCCCGAAGCCCCCATGCGCTTTCCCGCACTGCTGGCGGTCACCCTCAGCGGAACCCTGCTGGGCGTCGTGTTCACCGCCCTCGTGCGCGGTTACTTCATCGAGCGGGAGCAGCTCCCCTTCCCCATGGGCATCGCGGCCGCCGAGACCGTCCTGGCGGGGGACGAGAGGGGCAGCAAGGCGCGCACGCTCTTCGGGACCCTGGGGGCCGCTGCCGTCTTCACCCTCCTCCGGGACGCCTGGGGCAAGATCCCCGCGGTCTGGATCTCCGCGCCCCTGGCGGCCAGGGGCGTGCCCTTCGGCGTCTGGGTGGCCCCCATGGCCGCGGGGATCGGCTACCTGATCGGGCCCCTCTACACGGGCGTCTGGTTCCTGGGGTCCCTGATCGGATTCTTCGGACTGATCTACGCCGGCGTGTCCCTGGGCCTCTTCGCGGACGCCGCCGCCGCGTCCGCCTTCAAGGACAGCCTCGGCATCGGCCTGATGGTCGGGACGGGGACCGGGATCCTGGTGAAGGGCATCCTGCCCCGCGCCCGAGAGATCTACGGCCCCATGCTGAGCGGCCGCGCCGCCCAGGACCGCATGATCGGCCTCCGCTTCGCGCCGCTGCTGCCGGTGGTCCTGGCCTTCGTGCTCACCTACGTCGCGGGCCTGAGCATCCTCGGCAGCGTCCTGACCATCCTGGGCGTCTGGGTCACCACCGCGATGGCCGCACAGATCACGGGCCAGACGGGCATCAACCCGATGGAGATCTTCGGCATCATCGTGCTGCTCCTGGTCAAGGCGGCCTCCTCGTTCGGCACGGAGCTGGGCGTGGAGCAGGCCTTTTACGTTGCGGGCGTCGTGGCGGTGGCCTGCGGCCTGACGGGCGACGTGCTCAACGACTTCAAGTCCGGCCACACCCTCGGGACGAACCCCAGGGCCCAGCTGGCCGCCGAGGTCGTGGGCGGCCTGATCGGCGCCGTCGTGTCCGTGCTGGTGCTCGTGGTGATGTACAAGGCCTTCGGGAGGATGGGGCCCGGCACCGAGCTCCCCGCCCCCCAGGCCTACGCGGTCTCGACGATGGTCGGGGGGCTGCCGCACACCAAGGCCTTTATTCTGGGCCTCTTGCTGGGGCTCGTGTTCTACCTCCTCAACGTCCCGGCCATGACGCTCGGGATCGGCGTCTACCTCCCCATGTTCATCTCGGGCACCGTCTTTTTGGGCGGCGCGCTGGCGTTTGCGATGCGCAGGCTCTTCCCGGACCGGAAGGGCGGGCTGGGC
- a CDS encoding cation-translocating P-type ATPase translates to MEPIRKDLYFTLSAEDALRALGTSAERGLADEEARRRLAEHGPNRLKEGQKKSLLQLFAAQLNDPLIFILLIAAAVSGLLGEVADTVIIGLVVVLNAVIGVSQEARAEKAMEALKKLSTPRAYVLRGGTVLETDSESLVPGDVVLLDAGRYVPCDLRLIESAELRTDESALTGESLSVDKDAGLVLTDGAVPLGDRRNMAYASTLVTSGRGVGVAVATGMETEIGRIAGMLEEREERTPLQRKLAETGRVLGIVALGICAAMFGLSLLQGRGAFEMFMTAVSLAVAAIPEGMPAIVSIVLAIGVQRMVRRNAIVRTLPSVETLGAVDVICSDKTGTLTQNRMTVMKYWVGGETPDAAELAPGQNAVHRLLLEILVLCNDATSGESGATGDPTEVALIEAGRRHGLEAAALNAEHRRTDEAPFDSDRKLMSTVNAYGEGFRVLTKGAADNLLARCTHVLRGPEAVPLTDAVRKEILSAAGAMSDAALRVLGVAFRDSGSGDLEPGEMERDLTFVGLAAMMDPPRMEVKDSIETCRQAGIATVMITGDHPRTALAIASELGIAERPDQGMTGMELDACSDEELALRVESLRVFSRVSPEHKVRIVKALKSRGNVVSMTGDGVNDAPSLKAADIGVAMGITGTDVAKGASDMILTDDNFTTIVAAVEEGRNIFANIKRAILFLLSCNIGEIVALFLSVLLGWPVPLLSIHLLWVNLITDTFPALALGVEPGDPDVMRERPRHAAQSLFKGSIGFLAFNGLLIGLLTLAAFVVGAMRYTSVHDLSILWHMADLEVPGNPLNALGLQHARTMAFVVLAVSQLLFALSLRSRTKGLLTLGLMSNRAMILALIAGVAVQMGVVYVPFMARAFRVVPLNAFDWVLVLALSMVPLLIAEAVKAVRGGRGDGAA, encoded by the coding sequence ATGGAACCGATACGAAAGGACCTTTATTTCACCCTCTCCGCAGAGGACGCCCTGCGGGCGCTGGGCACGTCGGCCGAACGGGGCCTGGCCGACGAGGAGGCGCGGCGGCGCCTCGCGGAGCACGGGCCCAACAGGCTGAAGGAGGGGCAGAAAAAAAGCCTGCTCCAGCTCTTCGCCGCGCAATTGAACGACCCCCTGATCTTCATCCTGCTGATCGCCGCGGCCGTCTCCGGCCTACTGGGCGAGGTCGCGGACACGGTCATCATCGGACTCGTGGTGGTGCTGAACGCCGTGATCGGCGTCTCGCAGGAGGCCCGTGCCGAAAAGGCGATGGAGGCCCTGAAAAAGCTCTCCACCCCCCGGGCCTACGTCCTGCGCGGCGGGACCGTGCTGGAGACGGACTCCGAGTCGCTGGTCCCCGGCGACGTCGTGCTGCTGGACGCGGGGCGCTATGTCCCCTGCGACCTCCGGCTGATCGAGAGCGCGGAGCTGCGCACGGACGAGTCCGCCCTGACGGGCGAGTCCCTGTCCGTGGACAAGGACGCCGGACTCGTCCTGACGGACGGGGCCGTGCCCCTCGGTGACCGGCGGAACATGGCCTACGCCTCGACCCTGGTGACGAGCGGCCGCGGGGTCGGCGTGGCGGTGGCGACGGGGATGGAAACGGAGATCGGGCGTATCGCCGGGATGCTGGAGGAGCGGGAGGAGCGCACGCCGCTCCAGAGGAAGCTCGCGGAGACGGGGCGCGTTCTGGGGATCGTCGCTCTGGGGATCTGTGCGGCGATGTTCGGGCTCTCGCTGCTTCAGGGGCGCGGCGCCTTCGAGATGTTCATGACGGCGGTCTCGCTGGCCGTCGCTGCCATCCCGGAGGGCATGCCGGCCATCGTCTCCATCGTCCTGGCCATCGGCGTCCAGCGCATGGTGCGCCGGAACGCCATCGTCCGCACGCTGCCCTCCGTCGAGACCCTGGGGGCCGTCGACGTCATCTGCTCGGACAAGACGGGCACCCTGACCCAGAACCGCATGACCGTCATGAAGTATTGGGTCGGCGGCGAGACCCCGGATGCCGCCGAGCTGGCCCCCGGGCAGAACGCCGTTCACCGCCTGCTGCTGGAGATCCTGGTGCTCTGCAACGACGCCACCTCGGGCGAGTCGGGCGCGACGGGCGATCCCACGGAGGTGGCGCTGATCGAGGCCGGGAGGCGCCACGGCTTGGAGGCCGCCGCGCTGAACGCGGAGCACCGCCGGACCGACGAGGCCCCGTTCGACTCCGACCGCAAGCTCATGTCCACCGTCAATGCCTACGGCGAGGGCTTCCGCGTCCTGACCAAGGGCGCGGCCGACAACCTGCTGGCCCGATGCACGCACGTTCTGCGCGGTCCGGAGGCGGTCCCCCTGACCGACGCGGTGCGGAAGGAGATCCTGTCCGCGGCGGGCGCGATGTCCGACGCCGCGCTCCGGGTCCTGGGTGTGGCCTTCCGGGACAGCGGCTCGGGCGACCTCGAGCCCGGTGAGATGGAGCGGGACCTGACCTTCGTCGGCCTGGCCGCGATGATGGACCCGCCGCGCATGGAGGTGAAGGACTCCATCGAGACCTGCCGGCAGGCCGGCATCGCGACGGTGATGATCACGGGCGACCACCCGAGGACGGCCCTGGCCATCGCCTCCGAGCTCGGCATCGCCGAACGGCCGGACCAGGGCATGACGGGCATGGAGCTGGACGCCTGCTCCGACGAGGAGCTGGCGCTCCGCGTCGAGTCGCTGCGGGTGTTCTCCCGCGTCTCGCCGGAGCACAAGGTGCGCATCGTCAAGGCCCTGAAGTCGCGGGGCAACGTCGTCTCCATGACCGGCGATGGGGTGAACGACGCGCCGTCCCTCAAGGCGGCGGACATCGGTGTCGCCATGGGCATCACGGGGACCGACGTCGCCAAGGGTGCGTCCGACATGATCCTGACGGACGACAACTTCACCACCATCGTCGCCGCGGTCGAGGAGGGGCGCAACATCTTCGCCAACATCAAGCGCGCCATCCTGTTCCTGCTCTCCTGCAACATCGGGGAGATCGTGGCCCTGTTCCTGTCCGTCCTGCTGGGCTGGCCGGTGCCGCTCCTCTCCATTCACCTGCTGTGGGTCAACCTGATCACGGACACCTTCCCGGCCCTCGCGCTCGGCGTGGAGCCGGGCGACCCGGACGTGATGCGGGAACGGCCCCGCCACGCCGCCCAAAGCCTGTTCAAGGGCAGCATCGGGTTCCTGGCGTTCAACGGGCTTCTGATCGGGCTGCTGACCCTGGCGGCCTTCGTGGTTGGTGCGATGCGCTACACCAGCGTCCACGACCTCTCCATCCTGTGGCACATGGCGGACCTGGAGGTGCCCGGCAACCCGCTGAACGCCCTCGGGCTCCAGCACGCGCGCACCATGGCCTTCGTGGTCCTGGCCGTCTCGCAGCTCCTCTTCGCCCTCTCGCTGCGCAGCCGGACGAAGGGCCTGCTGACGCTGGGGCTCATGAGCAACCGGGCCATGATCCTGGCTCTGATCGCCGGCGTCGCGGTTCAGATGGGCGTCGTCTACGTCCCGTTCATGGCCCGGGCGTTCCGCGTCGTTCCGCTGAATGCCTTCGATTGGGTGCTGGTGCTGGCGCTCTCGATGGTGCCGCTCCTCATCGCCGAGGCGGTCAAGGCCGTCAGGGGAGGGCGCGGGGACGGCGCGGCCTAG
- a CDS encoding dihydroorotate dehydrogenase, translating to MGPAVDFAGVTMKNPVVLASGTCGFGRELQGYFDLSRLGGIASKGLTLNERKGNEGIRAWETPSGLMNSIGLENPGVRGFIEKELDWINGHDVANIVNLGGHSIEDYLEGIALLNDVELDLLELNISCPNVKQGGMNFGIRTDTARDVVRTLRGICRHKLVVKLSPNAEDVVALARACEEEGADGLSLTNTYLGMAIDIERRRPVFDNVYAGLSGPAIRPISLRMVHQVAHAVKIPVMGIGGIATWRDAVEFIMAGATAVQIGAATFVKPDLALDVIDGIAAFLDAQGISDIAEIRGIV from the coding sequence GTGGGCCCGGCCGTGGACTTTGCGGGAGTGACCATGAAGAACCCCGTCGTGCTCGCCTCGGGCACGTGCGGCTTCGGCCGCGAGCTTCAGGGGTACTTCGACCTTTCGAGGCTCGGCGGCATCGCCTCCAAGGGGCTCACCCTGAACGAGCGCAAGGGCAACGAGGGCATCCGCGCGTGGGAGACCCCCAGCGGGCTCATGAACAGCATCGGGCTGGAGAACCCCGGCGTGCGCGGCTTCATCGAGAAGGAGCTCGACTGGATCAACGGACACGACGTGGCGAACATCGTCAACCTCGGGGGGCACAGCATCGAGGACTACCTGGAGGGCATCGCGCTCCTCAACGACGTGGAGCTCGATCTGCTGGAGCTCAACATCTCCTGCCCCAACGTGAAGCAGGGCGGCATGAACTTCGGGATCAGGACGGACACGGCCCGGGACGTGGTCCGCACCCTGCGCGGAATATGCCGGCACAAGCTGGTCGTCAAGCTCTCCCCCAACGCCGAGGACGTCGTGGCGCTCGCCCGCGCCTGCGAGGAGGAGGGGGCGGACGGCCTGTCGCTGACGAACACCTATCTGGGGATGGCGATCGACATCGAGAGGCGCAGACCGGTCTTCGACAACGTCTATGCCGGCCTGTCGGGCCCCGCCATCCGGCCGATCTCGCTGCGCATGGTCCACCAGGTCGCCCACGCCGTCAAGATCCCCGTCATGGGGATCGGGGGCATCGCCACCTGGCGGGACGCGGTCGAGTTCATCATGGCCGGAGCGACGGCCGTGCAGATCGGTGCGGCGACCTTCGTCAAGCCGGACCTGGCCCTGGACGTCATCGACGGCATCGCCGCCTTCCTGGACGCCCAGGGGATCTCCGACATCGCCGAGATCCGGGGAATCGTGTAG
- a CDS encoding dihydroorotate dehydrogenase electron transfer subunit → MPKVISNERISRDFWVMRVAQPNEARMGQFCMLRSWDRYPLLSRPVSVFDADPGTLSFLYKVIGEGTALLSRCREGDAVTTGRVLGNTFPLVSGRIAMVGGGVGIAPLYLAAKTLKAHDPATTVDLYLGFSDEALLVEEYAAVGDRTTVKVGGFITDAIDPEGYDCVLTCGPEIMMRVLYEKCRASGTKLYASLEKRMACGFGVCLACSCGTTAGRRKVCTDGPVFPAEEVF, encoded by the coding sequence GTGCCGAAGGTGATATCGAACGAACGCATTTCGCGTGACTTTTGGGTCATGCGGGTGGCCCAGCCCAACGAGGCCCGTATGGGGCAGTTCTGCATGCTGCGGTCCTGGGACCGCTATCCCCTCCTCTCGCGCCCGGTGAGCGTATTCGACGCCGACCCGGGGACGCTCTCCTTTCTGTACAAGGTGATCGGCGAGGGAACGGCGCTGCTCTCCCGGTGCCGGGAGGGCGACGCGGTCACGACCGGTCGTGTGCTGGGGAACACGTTCCCGCTCGTCTCGGGGAGGATCGCCATGGTGGGCGGCGGCGTCGGCATCGCCCCCCTCTACCTGGCCGCGAAGACCCTCAAGGCGCACGATCCGGCGACGACGGTCGACCTGTACCTCGGGTTCAGCGACGAGGCCCTGCTGGTCGAGGAGTACGCGGCGGTCGGCGACAGGACGACGGTGAAGGTCGGCGGCTTCATCACGGACGCGATCGACCCCGAAGGCTACGACTGCGTCCTGACCTGCGGGCCGGAGATCATGATGCGGGTCCTCTACGAGAAGTGCCGCGCTTCCGGCACGAAGCTCTACGCCAGCCTCGAGAAACGGATGGCCTGCGGCTTCGGCGTCTGCCTGGCCTGCAGCTGCGGGACGACCGCGGGGCGCCGGAAGGTCTGCACGGACGGTCCGGTCTTCCCCGCCGAGGAGGTGTTCTGA
- a CDS encoding dihydroorotase: MMLIRNGRVIDPGSGTDGVLDVLVDGPRIAGLGRYAEDACTEVLDAGGRVVAPGLIDTHVHFRDPGFTHKEDLETGAAAAKRGGFTTVVCMANTKPVVDDPDTLRDILTRAAGLDVRILQAASVTRGLRGAELVDMDALRALGAAGFTDDGIPIMDTALLTRAMERARDLGVPISLHEEDPALIANNGVNRGEVSERLGLGGSPSVAEDVMVARDCMLALATGARVIIQHISSGNAVRMVRLARSLGADVWAEATPHHFSLTQEAVLEHGTLAKMNPPLRTERDRREVVEGLKDGTIRIIATDHAPHTEEEKNRPIDKAPSGIVGLETALALGLTHLVHGGHMTLPALVDRMTLGPATAYGLDLGTVAVGAEADLVIFDPDERWTVSDLASKSRNSPFLGRELRGRVTHTIRAGRVVHALR, from the coding sequence ATGATGCTCATACGGAACGGCAGGGTGATCGACCCGGGGAGCGGCACGGACGGGGTTCTGGACGTCCTCGTCGACGGGCCGAGGATCGCGGGGCTCGGGAGGTACGCCGAGGACGCCTGCACGGAGGTCCTGGACGCGGGGGGGAGGGTCGTCGCTCCCGGCCTGATCGATACGCACGTCCATTTCCGCGACCCCGGCTTCACCCACAAGGAGGACCTCGAGACCGGCGCGGCCGCGGCCAAGCGGGGGGGCTTCACGACCGTCGTCTGCATGGCCAACACGAAACCGGTCGTCGACGACCCCGACACGCTCCGCGACATTCTGACGCGCGCGGCGGGGCTGGACGTCCGCATCCTGCAGGCGGCCTCGGTGACCAGGGGGCTGAGGGGCGCGGAGCTCGTGGACATGGACGCGCTGCGGGCCCTCGGCGCCGCCGGGTTCACCGACGACGGCATCCCGATCATGGACACCGCGCTCCTGACGCGCGCCATGGAGCGGGCACGCGATCTGGGCGTCCCCATCAGCCTTCACGAGGAGGACCCGGCGCTCATCGCCAACAACGGGGTGAACCGCGGCGAGGTCTCGGAGCGGCTCGGGCTCGGCGGTTCTCCGTCCGTCGCGGAGGACGTCATGGTCGCGCGCGACTGCATGCTCGCCCTGGCCACCGGAGCGCGCGTCATCATCCAGCACATCAGCTCGGGCAACGCCGTGCGGATGGTGCGGCTCGCCCGCTCGCTCGGCGCCGACGTCTGGGCGGAGGCGACCCCGCACCACTTTTCTTTGACCCAGGAGGCCGTTCTGGAGCACGGCACGCTGGCCAAGATGAACCCGCCCCTGCGGACGGAGCGGGACCGCCGGGAGGTCGTCGAAGGGCTGAAGGACGGCACCATCCGGATCATCGCCACCGACCACGCCCCCCACACCGAGGAGGAGAAAAACCGCCCGATCGACAAGGCCCCAAGCGGCATCGTCGGCCTGGAGACGGCCCTTGCCCTGGGCCTGACGCACCTCGTCCACGGCGGCCACATGACGCTCCCGGCGCTGGTGGACCGGATGACGCTCGGCCCCGCGACCGCCTACGGGCTCGACTTGGGCACCGTCGCGGTGGGGGCGGAGGCCGACCTCGTGATCTTCGATCCGGACGAGAGGTGGACCGTCTCGGACCTCGCCTCCAAATCGCGGAACTCCCCGTTCCTGGGCCGCGAGCTCCGCGGCAGGGTCACGCACACGATCCGTGCGGGCAGGGTCGTCCACGCTCTCCGGTGA
- a CDS encoding magnesium transporter CorA family protein translates to MISVLRTHTNLRTPGHEELSLDNIRPGSWINMIEPTRQELEDVARLAAVPLDFLSAALDVEESSRIDFEETDEDSGYNACMLMVINIPKHPESFDFDTLPLGIVVTETYFITICLEENPILPGAKGGVSGFCTWKRTRFLLQVLYKTAGTYLQYINEMNRMSDKIEEALRQSMKNEELFKLMELEKGMTFFTGALRSNRVAVDKLVRMLKNPQFQELVKVREEDEDLLEDVIVEYDQAYDMVRVYSDVLGGMMDAFASIISNNLNIVMKFLASVTIILSIPTVVSSFWGMNVGVPFGEHPNGFLWVMGIAFGLSTAAAYWLWKKKMF, encoded by the coding sequence ATGATCTCGGTACTGCGAACCCACACGAACCTTAGGACTCCCGGACACGAGGAGCTCTCCCTGGACAACATCCGTCCCGGAAGCTGGATCAACATGATCGAACCGACGCGCCAGGAGCTGGAGGACGTGGCCCGACTGGCCGCCGTCCCCCTGGACTTTCTGAGCGCCGCCCTGGACGTGGAGGAGTCGAGCCGCATCGACTTCGAGGAGACGGACGAGGACAGCGGCTACAACGCCTGCATGCTGATGGTCATCAACATCCCCAAGCACCCCGAGAGCTTCGACTTCGACACCCTGCCCCTGGGCATCGTCGTCACGGAGACCTACTTCATCACGATCTGCCTCGAGGAAAATCCGATTCTGCCTGGGGCGAAGGGCGGGGTCAGCGGCTTCTGCACCTGGAAGCGGACGCGATTCCTGCTCCAGGTCCTCTACAAGACGGCCGGGACCTACCTCCAGTACATCAACGAGATGAACCGGATGTCCGACAAGATCGAGGAGGCGCTGCGCCAATCCATGAAGAACGAGGAGCTCTTCAAGCTGATGGAGCTGGAGAAGGGGATGACCTTCTTTACGGGCGCCCTGCGGAGCAACCGCGTGGCCGTCGACAAGCTGGTGCGGATGCTGAAGAACCCCCAGTTCCAGGAGCTGGTCAAGGTCCGCGAGGAGGACGAGGACCTTTTGGAGGACGTGATCGTCGAATACGACCAGGCCTACGACATGGTCCGGGTCTACAGCGACGTTCTGGGCGGGATGATGGACGCCTTCGCGTCGATCATCTCCAACAACCTGAACATCGTCATGAAGTTCCTGGCCTCGGTCACCATCATCCTCTCCATCCCCACCGTCGTCTCCAGCTTCTGGGGCATGAACGTCGGCGTCCCCTTCGGAGAGCACCCGAACGGCTTTCTGTGGGTGATGGGCATCGCCTTCGGCCTCAGCACCGCGGCGGCGTACTGGCTGTGGAAGAAGAAGATGTTCTGA
- a CDS encoding prepilin-type N-terminal cleavage/methylation domain-containing protein has protein sequence MSLHGVRRSAFSLTELLVVLLILGMLGGGLALRSWARPSPEKEADRAMRWVLRALTLSNHTGRPFTLLLDERASKPLSLTWKDSGNTEAFPASPEFRFRLLRQGTFDNKSVYDPQWGTLTPAATIRISAPQDGGHHYLILSGYGRVRTNTAPPPGGVE, from the coding sequence TTGTCCCTCCATGGGGTGCGGCGGTCCGCCTTCAGCCTGACGGAGCTGCTGGTCGTCCTGCTGATCCTGGGGATGCTGGGCGGAGGGCTGGCCCTCCGCTCCTGGGCCCGCCCCTCCCCCGAAAAGGAGGCGGACCGGGCCATGCGGTGGGTCCTCCGTGCCCTGACGCTATCGAACCATACGGGGCGTCCCTTCACGCTCCTCCTCGACGAAAGGGCCTCCAAACCGCTGTCGCTGACGTGGAAGGACTCCGGGAACACCGAGGCGTTCCCCGCCTCCCCGGAGTTCCGGTTCCGCCTTTTGCGGCAGGGGACCTTCGACAACAAGAGCGTCTACGACCCTCAATGGGGCACCCTGACCCCTGCGGCCACAATCCGGATCTCGGCGCCGCAGGACGGCGGGCACCATTACCTGATCCTCTCGGGCTACGGCCGGGTGCGTACCAATACGGCCCCTCCGCCTGGAGGAGTGGAGTAA
- a CDS encoding 2-oxoacid:acceptor oxidoreductase family protein, translated as MRQDKDMQYVIVGIGGQGILFTSKVLGRVAIDKGLPVIGSEVHGMAQRGGSVISHFKIGDYRSSLVRMGQADVLMAFDQSEGIRSLPYLREGGTFIVNVHDESVFGNERLAAYLSARKIDICRFAGYDILNEHMKGNYLFLNVLILGAASGMGIAGLERDRVVSALKELAPPKHLDANLKVFELGLSASGR; from the coding sequence ATGCGCCAGGACAAGGATATGCAGTACGTCATCGTCGGGATCGGCGGACAGGGCATCTTGTTCACCAGCAAGGTCCTGGGCCGCGTGGCTATCGACAAGGGGCTGCCCGTGATCGGCAGCGAGGTCCACGGCATGGCCCAGCGCGGGGGGTCGGTCATCAGCCACTTCAAGATCGGCGACTACCGCAGCTCCCTGGTCCGGATGGGGCAGGCCGACGTCCTGATGGCGTTCGACCAGTCGGAGGGCATCCGCAGCCTCCCCTACCTCCGGGAGGGAGGCACCTTCATCGTCAACGTCCACGACGAATCGGTCTTCGGGAACGAGCGCCTCGCCGCCTACCTCTCCGCCCGAAAGATCGACATCTGCCGCTTCGCGGGCTACGATATCCTGAACGAGCACATGAAGGGCAACTATCTCTTCCTCAACGTCCTGATCCTGGGCGCCGCCAGCGGCATGGGCATCGCCGGCCTGGAGCGCGACCGGGTCGTGAGCGCCCTGAAGGAGCTGGCCCCTCCCAAGCACCTGGATGCGAACCTCAAGGTCTTCGAGCTGGGGCTCTCCGCCTCCGGGCGCTAG